One segment of Enterobacter ludwigii DNA contains the following:
- a CDS encoding HoxN/HupN/NixA family nickel/cobalt transporter: MLRLLRNEPRAAFLLLALVMANLLAWGWAWQTFSGSTALMAASLLAWCYGLRHAVDADHIAAIDTVTRKMMQQGKRPSGVGAWFSLGHSTIVVLASIAIAATATAFQKNMAWFHETGSLIGTAVSATFLLAMALVNLVILRGVWRNFQALKNGQVTRDDITLPASGGVMNWLFGATFRLVNKSWQMYLVGFLFGLGFDTATEIGVLGISAASASNGMSVWSIMIFPALFASGMALVDTLDNLLMVGAYGWAFNKPQRKLYYNMTITGTSVVVALFIGGLEALGLLMDKFALSGGLWDRIGAVNDNLGNAGFVVVGLFVACWLISMINYRWRGYDALVVRS, encoded by the coding sequence ATGTTACGACTCTTACGCAATGAACCCCGCGCGGCGTTTCTGCTGCTGGCTCTGGTAATGGCTAATCTTCTGGCATGGGGCTGGGCATGGCAAACCTTCAGCGGCAGTACGGCGCTGATGGCCGCCAGCCTGCTGGCCTGGTGTTATGGACTCCGTCATGCGGTGGATGCCGACCACATCGCGGCCATTGATACCGTCACGCGTAAGATGATGCAGCAGGGTAAACGCCCTTCCGGCGTGGGGGCATGGTTCTCTCTGGGACACTCCACCATTGTGGTGCTGGCCTCCATTGCCATTGCGGCCACCGCCACGGCGTTTCAGAAGAATATGGCATGGTTTCATGAAACCGGCAGCCTGATTGGCACCGCCGTTTCTGCAACGTTTCTGCTGGCGATGGCGCTGGTCAATCTGGTGATTTTGCGCGGCGTGTGGCGTAATTTTCAGGCGCTGAAGAACGGTCAGGTCACGCGTGACGACATCACGCTTCCGGCATCAGGCGGAGTCATGAACTGGCTGTTTGGCGCAACGTTCCGCCTGGTGAACAAGAGCTGGCAGATGTACCTGGTCGGTTTCCTGTTTGGTCTGGGGTTTGATACCGCGACGGAAATCGGTGTGCTTGGGATTTCAGCCGCCAGCGCGTCAAACGGGATGTCAGTCTGGTCCATCATGATCTTCCCGGCGCTGTTTGCCAGCGGTATGGCGCTGGTCGATACCCTCGACAATCTGCTGATGGTCGGCGCTTACGGCTGGGCGTTTAACAAGCCGCAGCGCAAGCTTTACTACAACATGACCATCACCGGTACCTCCGTGGTGGTGGCGCTGTTTATCGGCGGGCTGGAAGCTCTGGGTCTGTTGATGGATAAGTTTGCCCTCAGCGGAGGCCTCTGGGATCGCATTGGCGCAGTTAATGACAACCTCGGTAACGCCGGGTTCGTGGTGGTCGGGCTGTTCGTTGCCTGCTGGCTGATTTCCATGATCAACTATCGCTGGCGCGGCTACGATGCGCTTGTCGTGCGCTCCTGA
- the norW gene encoding NADH:flavorubredoxin reductase NorW yields the protein MNHGIVIIGSGFAARQLVKNIRKQDARVPLTLIAADSMDEYNKPDLSHVISQNQRAEDLTRQTAGAFAEQFSLRLFPHTWITDIDAAAHVVKAKDKTWQYDKLVLATGASAFVPPVEGRELMITLNSQQAYQASETLLRDAKRVMIVGAGLIGTELAMDFSRAGKSVSLVDHAASILSALMPAEVSSRLQHRLTDMGVHLLLKSQLQSLKKTGSGIHATLDRSRSVEVDVVVAATGLRPETALAHRAGAETGRGVKVDSYLQTTQPDIYALGDCAEINGQVLPFLQPIQLSAMYLAKNLSGGSAPLKLPAMLVKVKTPALPLHLAGETERPDLHWQLTIEPQGMVARGCDSEGQMRAFVVSEDRMKEAFALLKSLPA from the coding sequence ATGAACCACGGTATCGTTATCATCGGCTCGGGCTTTGCCGCCCGCCAGCTGGTGAAAAACATTCGCAAGCAAGACGCCCGCGTGCCGTTGACGCTCATTGCCGCCGACAGCATGGACGAGTACAACAAGCCTGATTTAAGCCACGTTATCAGCCAGAATCAGCGAGCCGAAGACCTCACCCGCCAGACCGCGGGGGCGTTCGCGGAACAGTTTAGTCTGCGGTTATTTCCGCACACCTGGATAACCGACATCGACGCCGCCGCCCATGTGGTGAAAGCAAAAGACAAAACCTGGCAATACGACAAGCTGGTGCTGGCGACAGGGGCTTCTGCTTTTGTGCCGCCGGTGGAAGGCCGGGAACTGATGATCACCCTCAACAGCCAGCAGGCGTATCAGGCCAGTGAAACCCTGCTGCGTGACGCGAAGCGGGTGATGATTGTCGGCGCAGGGTTGATTGGCACAGAGCTGGCGATGGATTTTAGCCGGGCGGGTAAATCCGTCTCCCTGGTCGACCATGCGGCAAGCATTTTGTCGGCGCTGATGCCCGCAGAAGTAAGTAGTCGCTTACAGCATCGTCTGACCGATATGGGCGTACATCTGCTGCTGAAATCCCAGCTGCAAAGCCTGAAGAAAACCGGGAGTGGGATTCATGCAACGCTCGACCGCAGCCGCAGCGTTGAGGTGGATGTGGTGGTTGCCGCCACGGGCCTGCGTCCGGAAACGGCGCTGGCGCATCGCGCCGGCGCGGAAACAGGTCGTGGCGTGAAGGTAGACAGCTACCTGCAAACCACGCAGCCCGATATTTACGCCCTGGGTGACTGCGCTGAAATTAACGGACAGGTCCTGCCCTTCCTGCAGCCTATTCAACTGAGCGCCATGTACCTCGCGAAAAACCTGTCTGGCGGCAGTGCGCCACTGAAATTACCCGCCATGCTGGTAAAAGTAAAAACGCCAGCGCTCCCGCTGCACCTGGCAGGCGAAACCGAGCGTCCGGACCTGCACTGGCAACTCACCATTGAACCTCAGGGAATGGTGGCTCGTGGGTGCGACAGCGAAGGACAGATGCGCGCCTTTGTAGTGAGCGAAGACCGGATGAAAGAGGCTTTCGCTCTGCTGAAATCATTACCCGCTTAA
- the norV gene encoding anaerobic nitric oxide reductase flavorubredoxin, which produces MSILVKNKIHWVGQRDWEVRDFHGTEYKTLRGSSYNSYLIREGKNVLIDTVDHKFSREFVQNLRSEIDLADIDYIIINHAEEDHAGALTELMSCIPDTPIYCTTNAIDSINGHHHHPEWNFHTVKTGDTLDIGNGKQLIFVETPMLHWPDSMMTYMTGDAVLFSNDAFGQHYCDERLFNDEVDQTELFEQCQRYYANILTPFSRLVTPKITEILGFNLPVDMIATSHGVVWRENPTQIVELYLKWAADYQEDRITLFYDTMSNNTRMMADAIAQGINEVDPNVAVKIFNVARSDKNEILTNVFRSKGVLVGTSTMNNVMMPKIAGLVEEMTGLRFRNKRASAFGSHGWSGGAVDRLSTRLQDAGFEMSMSLKAKWRPDIDALELCRQHGRDIARQWALAPLPDMNAKNPAPQQACAAAVADGGPRMQCSVCQWIYDPAQGEPLQDVAPGTPWCDVPDNFLCPECSLGKEVFDELATEAQ; this is translated from the coding sequence ATGTCTATTCTGGTTAAAAATAAAATTCATTGGGTTGGCCAACGTGACTGGGAAGTGCGTGACTTCCACGGAACGGAGTACAAAACGCTGCGCGGCAGCAGCTACAACAGCTATCTCATCCGTGAAGGCAAAAACGTGCTCATCGATACCGTCGATCACAAATTCAGCCGGGAGTTCGTGCAAAATCTGCGCAGCGAAATCGATCTTGCGGATATCGACTACATCATCATTAACCATGCGGAAGAGGATCATGCCGGGGCGCTGACCGAGTTAATGTCCTGCATTCCCGACACCCCGATTTACTGCACCACCAACGCCATCGACTCGATTAACGGCCATCACCACCACCCGGAGTGGAATTTCCACACCGTCAAAACCGGCGACACGCTGGATATCGGCAACGGCAAACAGCTGATCTTCGTTGAAACCCCGATGCTGCATTGGCCCGACAGTATGATGACCTACATGACCGGCGATGCGGTGCTGTTCAGCAACGATGCCTTCGGCCAGCACTATTGTGACGAACGCCTGTTCAACGATGAAGTGGATCAAACCGAGCTGTTCGAACAGTGTCAGCGCTACTACGCCAATATCCTGACGCCGTTCAGCCGTCTGGTGACGCCAAAAATCACCGAAATCCTCGGTTTTAACCTGCCCGTGGATATGATTGCTACCTCTCACGGCGTGGTGTGGCGCGAAAACCCCACCCAGATCGTGGAGCTGTACCTCAAATGGGCCGCGGATTACCAGGAAGACCGTATCACGCTTTTCTACGACACCATGTCTAATAACACCCGCATGATGGCGGACGCCATTGCGCAGGGTATTAACGAAGTCGACCCGAACGTGGCGGTGAAAATCTTCAACGTGGCGCGTAGCGATAAAAACGAAATCCTGACCAACGTCTTCCGCTCCAAGGGCGTGCTGGTGGGCACCTCCACGATGAACAACGTGATGATGCCGAAAATTGCGGGCCTTGTAGAAGAGATGACCGGCCTGCGCTTTCGTAATAAACGGGCCAGCGCATTTGGCTCCCACGGCTGGAGCGGCGGCGCAGTAGACCGGCTCTCCACGCGTTTGCAGGACGCCGGTTTTGAGATGTCCATGAGCCTGAAGGCGAAATGGCGTCCGGACATCGATGCGCTTGAATTATGCCGCCAGCATGGCCGTGACATTGCGCGTCAGTGGGCGCTCGCGCCGCTCCCCGACATGAACGCCAAAAACCCCGCGCCACAACAAGCCTGTGCCGCAGCCGTCGCTGACGGTGGCCCTCGCATGCAGTGCAGCGTCTGTCAGTGGATTTACGACCCGGCACAGGGCGAGCCGCTGCAGGATGTTGCCCCCGGTACCCCCTGGTGCGACGTGCCGGACAATTTCCTCTGCCCGGAATGTTCCCTGGGAAAAGAGGTCTTTGACGAACTGGCGACGGAGGCACAATGA
- the norR gene encoding nitric oxide reductase transcriptional regulator NorR translates to MSFSVDVLAKIAIELQTGIGHQDRFQRLISTLRHVLACDASALLRYDARQFIPLAIDGLAQDVLGRRFSLEGHPRLETIARAGDVVRFPADSDLPDPYDGLIPGQESLKVHACIGLPLFAGQNLIGALTLDGLSPDQFDTFSDEELRLIAALAAGALNNALLIEQLESQNILPGSPSAFEPVAHTEMIGLSPGMVQLKKEIDIVAASDLNVLIFGETGTGKELVAKGIHEASPRAVNPLVYLNCAALPESVAESELFGHVKGAFTGAISNRSGKFEMADNGTLFLDEIGELSLSLQAKLLRVLQYGDIQRVGDDRSLRVNVRVLAATNRDLREEVLAGNFRADLYHRLSVFPLTVPPLRERGDDVVLLAGFFCEQCRLRMGLSRVVLSPGARAHLMRYGWPGNVRELEHAIHRAVVLARATRSGDEVVIHARHFGLQDDTASFVTPATPEMAHENLREATEAFQRQTIARALEQNNRSWAACARALEMDVANLHRLAKRLGLKG, encoded by the coding sequence ATGAGCTTTTCCGTGGACGTACTGGCAAAAATTGCCATTGAACTGCAAACCGGTATCGGTCATCAGGACCGTTTTCAGCGGCTGATTTCGACGCTGCGCCACGTGCTGGCGTGCGATGCGTCGGCGCTGCTGCGCTACGACGCCCGGCAGTTTATTCCGCTGGCTATCGACGGGCTGGCGCAGGACGTTCTTGGGCGACGCTTCTCCCTGGAAGGCCATCCGCGTCTGGAAACCATCGCCCGGGCCGGTGACGTGGTGCGCTTTCCGGCGGACAGTGATTTGCCCGACCCTTACGACGGGCTGATCCCGGGGCAGGAGAGCCTGAAAGTCCATGCCTGTATCGGTCTGCCGCTGTTTGCCGGACAAAACCTGATTGGGGCATTAACCCTCGACGGCCTGTCGCCGGATCAGTTCGACACCTTTAGCGATGAAGAGCTGCGGCTGATTGCCGCGCTGGCCGCCGGTGCGCTGAATAACGCGCTGCTGATCGAACAGCTGGAGAGCCAGAACATCCTTCCCGGCAGCCCGTCGGCGTTTGAACCGGTGGCACACACGGAGATGATTGGGCTGTCACCGGGGATGGTGCAGCTAAAAAAAGAGATCGATATCGTGGCGGCCTCGGATTTAAACGTGCTGATTTTCGGGGAAACCGGCACCGGTAAAGAGCTGGTGGCGAAGGGCATCCACGAAGCCTCGCCGCGCGCGGTCAACCCGCTGGTGTACCTCAACTGCGCCGCGCTGCCGGAAAGCGTGGCGGAAAGTGAGCTGTTTGGTCACGTCAAAGGGGCGTTTACCGGGGCGATCAGCAACCGCAGCGGCAAATTCGAAATGGCGGATAACGGCACGTTGTTCCTCGATGAAATTGGCGAACTGTCGCTGTCGCTTCAGGCCAAACTGCTGCGCGTCCTGCAGTACGGCGATATTCAGCGCGTCGGCGACGATCGCAGCCTGAGAGTCAACGTGCGTGTGCTGGCGGCAACCAACCGTGACCTGCGCGAAGAGGTGTTGGCCGGGAATTTCCGCGCTGACCTGTACCATCGTCTGAGCGTGTTTCCGCTTACCGTGCCGCCGCTACGCGAGCGCGGCGACGATGTGGTGCTGCTGGCGGGGTTTTTCTGCGAGCAATGTCGGTTACGAATGGGCCTTTCCCGCGTGGTATTAAGCCCCGGCGCACGAGCCCATCTGATGCGCTACGGCTGGCCGGGAAACGTGCGCGAACTGGAACATGCGATTCACCGCGCCGTAGTGCTGGCGCGGGCGACACGTTCGGGAGATGAGGTGGTGATCCACGCGCGGCATTTCGGATTGCAGGATGACACCGCCTCGTTCGTTACGCCTGCCACGCCGGAAATGGCCCATGAGAACCTGCGGGAAGCAACAGAAGCGTTTCAGCGTCAGACTATCGCCCGCGCGCTGGAGCAGAATAACCGCAGCTGGGCGGCGTGCGCGCGAGCGCTGGAAATGGACGTCGCCAACCTGCACCGGCTGGCGAAACGTCTGGGACTCAAAGGTTAA
- the gutQ gene encoding arabinose-5-phosphate isomerase GutQ, with amino-acid sequence MSDFLLNAGRQTLMLELQEASRLPERLGEDFVRAANTIIQCEGKVVVSGIGKSGHIGKKIAATLASTGTPAFFVHPAEALHGDLGMIESRDVMLFISYSGSAKELDLIIPRLQEKSVALLAMTGKSRSPLALAAKATLDISVEREACPMHLAPTSSTVNTLMMGDALAMAVMQARGFNEEDFARSHPAGALGARLLNKVHHLMRTDEAIPQVKLNTSVMDAMLELSRTGLGLVAVCDETGSVKGVFTDGDLRRWLVGGGKLESQVSEAMTRGGLILNAESRAIEAKEVLMKRKITAAPVVDEHGTLCGAINLQDFYQAGII; translated from the coding sequence ATGAGTGATTTTCTGTTAAACGCAGGCCGCCAGACCCTGATGCTGGAGCTGCAGGAAGCCAGCCGCCTGCCGGAACGTCTGGGCGAGGATTTTGTGCGCGCGGCAAACACCATTATCCAGTGCGAAGGTAAAGTGGTGGTCTCCGGGATCGGCAAGTCCGGTCATATCGGCAAAAAGATTGCCGCTACGCTTGCCAGCACCGGCACACCGGCGTTCTTCGTGCATCCGGCCGAAGCGCTGCACGGCGATCTGGGGATGATTGAAAGCCGCGACGTGATGCTGTTTATCTCCTACTCCGGCTCGGCCAAAGAGCTGGATCTCATCATCCCGCGTCTGCAGGAAAAATCGGTCGCGCTGCTGGCGATGACCGGTAAATCCCGCTCACCGCTGGCACTGGCGGCCAAGGCCACGCTTGATATCTCCGTTGAGCGCGAAGCCTGCCCGATGCACCTCGCCCCCACCTCCAGCACCGTAAATACGCTGATGATGGGCGACGCGCTGGCAATGGCGGTAATGCAGGCACGCGGCTTTAACGAAGAAGATTTTGCCCGCTCGCACCCGGCGGGCGCGCTCGGTGCGCGACTGCTCAATAAAGTTCATCATCTGATGCGGACCGACGAGGCCATTCCGCAGGTCAAACTCAACACCAGCGTAATGGATGCGATGCTGGAACTGAGCCGCACCGGGCTGGGTCTGGTAGCGGTGTGCGATGAAACCGGTAGCGTTAAAGGCGTGTTTACCGACGGCGACCTGCGCCGCTGGCTGGTGGGCGGCGGCAAGCTGGAATCCCAGGTTTCGGAAGCGATGACCCGGGGCGGGTTGATCCTGAACGCCGAGAGCCGCGCCATCGAAGCCAAAGAGGTGCTGATGAAACGCAAAATCACCGCCGCGCCGGTGGTGGATGAGCACGGCACGCTGTGCGGCGCCATCAACCTGCAGGATTTCTACCAGGCCGGGATTATTTAA
- the srlR gene encoding glucitol operon DNA-binding transcriptional repressor SrlR, giving the protein MKPRQRQAAILEHLQKQGKCSVEELAHYFDTTGTTIRKDLVLLENSGAVIRTYGGVMLNKDEADPPIDHKTLINTHQKALIAEAAVKFIHDGDSIILDAGSTVLQMIPMLSRFNNITVMTNSLHIVNALSEFDSEQTILMPGGTFRKKSASFHGQLAENAFEHFSFDKLFMGTDGIDLNAGVTTFNEVFSVSKAMCNAAREVILMADSSKFGRKSPNIVCSLESVDKLITDAGIDPAFKKALEEKGIDVIVTGERDE; this is encoded by the coding sequence ATGAAACCACGTCAGCGTCAGGCGGCCATTCTGGAGCATCTGCAAAAGCAGGGAAAATGCTCGGTAGAAGAACTGGCCCACTACTTTGACACCACCGGCACGACAATACGAAAGGATCTGGTATTGCTCGAAAACTCTGGTGCAGTCATCCGAACCTACGGCGGCGTGATGCTCAACAAAGATGAAGCCGACCCGCCTATCGATCACAAAACGCTGATCAATACTCACCAGAAAGCGCTGATTGCCGAGGCCGCCGTAAAATTTATCCATGATGGCGACTCCATTATCCTTGATGCAGGCAGCACCGTGCTGCAGATGATCCCGATGCTCAGCCGCTTTAACAACATCACGGTGATGACCAACAGTCTGCACATCGTCAACGCCCTGTCGGAGTTCGACAGCGAGCAAACCATTCTGATGCCCGGCGGGACGTTCCGTAAAAAATCTGCGTCGTTTCACGGTCAACTGGCGGAAAACGCCTTTGAACACTTCAGCTTTGATAAACTCTTTATGGGCACGGACGGTATCGATTTGAACGCCGGCGTGACGACCTTTAACGAGGTGTTCAGCGTCAGCAAAGCGATGTGCAACGCCGCGCGCGAAGTGATTTTGATGGCAGACTCGTCGAAGTTTGGCCGTAAAAGTCCCAACATTGTCTGCAGCCTTGAAAGCGTCGATAAGCTCATTACCGACGCAGGTATCGACCCGGCGTTCAAAAAAGCGCTGGAAGAGAAAGGGATCGACGTGATTGTAACCGGAGAGAGAGATGAGTGA
- the gutM gene encoding transcriptional regulator GutM gives MVTAFITVAAIAWMCQLIFGGWQIRQFNHAFDALCQKGRVGVGRSGGRFKPRVVVAIALDEHNRVCDSLIMRGMTVFARPAKIQAINGISLQELQPDVIFPHDSLCQNALSLALNLKHG, from the coding sequence ATGGTTACCGCATTCATTACCGTCGCCGCCATCGCCTGGATGTGTCAGCTGATCTTTGGCGGCTGGCAAATCCGCCAGTTTAACCACGCGTTTGATGCCCTGTGTCAGAAAGGGCGCGTGGGCGTCGGGCGTTCCGGCGGGCGTTTCAAACCGCGCGTGGTGGTTGCCATTGCGCTGGACGAACACAATAGGGTCTGCGATTCCCTCATCATGCGCGGAATGACCGTTTTTGCCCGCCCGGCGAAAATCCAGGCAATTAACGGGATATCGCTGCAGGAATTACAACCCGATGTGATCTTTCCCCATGATTCGCTCTGTCAGAATGCTCTATCATTAGCGCTTAATCTGAAACATGGATAA
- the srlD gene encoding sorbitol-6-phosphate dehydrogenase: protein MSQVAVVIGGGQTLGEFLCRGLAAEGYRVAVVDIQSEKAARVADTINTELGEGMAYGFGADATSEQSVMALARGVDEIFGRTDLLVYSAGIAKAAFISDFELGDFDRSLQVNLVGYFLCAREFSRLMIRDGIQGRIIQINSKSGKVGSKHNSGYSAAKFGGVGLTQSLALDLAEYGITVHSLMLGNLLKSPMFQSLLPQYATKLGLKEEEVEQYYIDKVPLKRGCDYQDVLNMLLFYASPKASYCTGQSINVTGGQVMF from the coding sequence ATGAGTCAGGTTGCCGTTGTCATTGGTGGGGGACAAACCTTAGGCGAGTTCCTCTGCCGTGGGCTTGCTGCAGAGGGTTACCGCGTGGCGGTAGTGGATATTCAGAGTGAAAAAGCCGCACGCGTGGCGGACACCATCAACACCGAATTGGGTGAAGGGATGGCCTACGGATTTGGTGCTGATGCCACCAGCGAGCAGAGCGTAATGGCGCTGGCCCGCGGCGTGGACGAGATTTTTGGCCGTACCGACCTGCTGGTATACAGCGCAGGAATAGCCAAAGCGGCCTTTATCAGCGATTTTGAACTGGGGGATTTCGACCGCTCTCTGCAGGTTAACCTGGTGGGCTATTTCCTCTGCGCACGCGAGTTTTCCCGTCTGATGATCCGCGATGGCATTCAGGGGCGCATCATCCAGATCAATTCGAAATCGGGCAAAGTGGGCAGCAAACACAACTCCGGTTACAGCGCGGCGAAATTTGGCGGCGTAGGGCTGACGCAATCTCTGGCCCTCGATCTGGCCGAATATGGCATTACCGTTCACTCGCTGATGCTGGGCAACCTACTGAAATCGCCGATGTTCCAGTCCCTGCTGCCGCAATATGCCACCAAGCTCGGGCTGAAAGAGGAGGAAGTGGAGCAGTATTACATCGACAAAGTGCCGCTGAAGCGTGGCTGCGATTATCAGGACGTGCTGAACATGCTGCTGTTTTATGCCAGCCCCAAAGCCTCTTACTGCACCGGGCAGTCCATTAATGTCACCGGCGGGCAGGTGATGTTCTGA